Proteins encoded together in one Streptosporangiales bacterium window:
- a CDS encoding pyridoxal-phosphate dependent enzyme: MGERGPAGSRHRHLSAAGVRDAGRRRRTMSANSANSAKRPAVTGSRAYAVVCAECTAVHELPAYRCDHCAGPLVLRMAAVAAGGVHPGDGSGVWRYGGLLPTTRHAVTLGEGGTPLLHAPWLAANGGSVHLKLESLNPTLSFKDRAMALAVSMALDLDMSGLVLASTGNAAVSAAAYAAAAGLRCKLYCGRQSQAAGKLAIATSHGAGVHVVDGDFSTAYQAAATAEGEGWFNVTTTYRNPVLTEAYRGLACELVTDLGRAPDAVVVPVGAGPLLTGVSAGFGDLLAANAIGRVPRMIGVQAAACAPLARAWAADDWASSLASPIPSEPTVAGAIADSLRGYEREGLLTLAAVRDSGGCMTAVPEETILEAARALAARGIAAEPAAAASVASVRELAEPGASVVALVTGHAAKEAFDDRLGQQG, translated from the coding sequence GTGGGTGAGCGTGGACCAGCTGGAAGCCGCCACCGCCATCTATCGGCAGCTGGCGTACGGGATGCTGGCCGCCGGAGACGCACGATGAGCGCGAATAGCGCGAATAGCGCGAAGCGGCCCGCTGTGACGGGGTCCCGCGCCTACGCGGTGGTATGTGCCGAGTGCACCGCCGTTCACGAGCTGCCCGCCTACCGCTGCGACCACTGCGCGGGTCCGCTGGTTCTGCGCATGGCAGCAGTGGCCGCCGGTGGCGTACACCCGGGCGACGGGAGCGGGGTGTGGCGGTACGGCGGGCTGCTGCCCACCACCCGGCACGCGGTCACGCTCGGCGAGGGAGGCACGCCGCTGTTGCACGCACCGTGGCTGGCGGCGAACGGCGGCTCGGTGCACCTGAAGCTCGAGTCGCTCAACCCCACGCTGTCGTTCAAGGACCGGGCGATGGCTCTGGCGGTGTCGATGGCGCTCGACCTCGACATGTCCGGGCTGGTGCTCGCCTCCACCGGCAATGCCGCTGTCTCCGCTGCCGCGTATGCGGCGGCCGCGGGCCTGCGGTGCAAGCTCTACTGCGGTCGTCAGTCACAGGCTGCGGGCAAGCTAGCTATCGCCACCTCGCACGGCGCCGGGGTGCACGTCGTCGACGGCGACTTCAGTACCGCGTACCAGGCCGCGGCCACGGCCGAAGGCGAGGGCTGGTTCAATGTCACGACGACCTACCGCAACCCGGTGCTGACCGAGGCCTACCGCGGCCTGGCTTGCGAGCTGGTGACCGACCTCGGCCGGGCTCCTGACGCGGTGGTCGTTCCGGTTGGCGCGGGACCGCTCCTGACGGGGGTGTCCGCTGGCTTCGGAGATCTTCTCGCGGCCAACGCCATCGGCCGCGTACCACGCATGATCGGTGTCCAGGCGGCAGCCTGCGCTCCCCTGGCCCGTGCCTGGGCCGCCGACGACTGGGCCTCCTCACTGGCGTCACCGATACCGTCCGAACCGACGGTCGCGGGCGCGATTGCCGATTCCCTGCGCGGGTACGAGCGCGAAGGACTGCTCACACTTGCCGCGGTCCGTGACAGTGGCGGGTGTATGACGGCCGTTCCGGAGGAGACCATCCTCGAAGCGGCCCGAGCTCTCGCCGCGCGTGGTATCGCCGCCGAGCCAGCGGCCGCCGCCTCCGTCGCTTCGGTGCGTGAGCTTGCGGAGCCGGGTGCCAGCGTAGTGGCTCTGGTCACCGGCCACGCCGCCAAGGAAGCCTTCGACGACAGGTTGGGCCAGCAAGGATGA
- a CDS encoding ArgE/DapE family deacylase, producing the protein MSGRDAVVGLASELLAVEGHEDHPANELDVAQFVARWLRNSGVSVELQPVESGRANVVAVVRGQRPGPVLLLNAHLDTVPPYGMTDALRPRVRGERLYGRGAVDMKGAMAAMLLVVRDVAARSAELSGELVFAGVAGEENGSPGMQELVRNGLRADFAVVGEPTGLRVARAHKGAMWIEVRFTGVAAHGSTPERGVNAIHHAAEFVELVRRDLAPRLRAAPHPLLGPATINVGVVNGGDRPPMVPAHCVVQLDRRWLPGETYPGVLTQVRELVDEMSGADPGVQASVSELPATSSFPHVPLDCPEDNAHLRHLAGICARRLGYDAEPVGVQFWTDGALLADRTGIPTVVCGPGDIAQAHSLEEWVSVDQLEAATAIYRQLAYGMLAAGDAR; encoded by the coding sequence ATGAGCGGCCGCGACGCCGTCGTTGGCCTCGCTTCCGAGCTGTTGGCGGTCGAGGGGCACGAGGACCACCCGGCGAACGAGCTCGACGTCGCGCAGTTCGTCGCGCGCTGGCTGCGGAACTCCGGAGTGTCGGTCGAGCTCCAGCCGGTGGAGAGCGGGCGCGCGAACGTCGTCGCAGTGGTGCGTGGCCAGCGCCCCGGTCCTGTTCTGCTACTGAACGCCCACCTCGACACCGTTCCCCCATACGGAATGACCGACGCCCTACGGCCACGTGTGCGCGGGGAGCGACTTTACGGACGCGGTGCGGTCGACATGAAGGGAGCGATGGCAGCCATGCTCCTGGTCGTCCGTGACGTAGCCGCCCGCTCGGCCGAGCTCTCCGGCGAGCTGGTGTTCGCCGGCGTCGCGGGTGAGGAGAACGGCAGTCCTGGGATGCAGGAGCTGGTCCGCAACGGCTTGCGCGCCGACTTCGCTGTCGTCGGTGAGCCGACCGGCCTACGGGTGGCGCGCGCCCACAAGGGCGCGATGTGGATCGAGGTGCGCTTCACGGGAGTGGCGGCTCACGGCAGTACCCCGGAGCGTGGCGTCAACGCGATTCATCACGCGGCCGAGTTCGTCGAACTCGTCCGACGTGACCTGGCCCCGCGGCTGCGTGCGGCTCCTCATCCGCTGCTCGGTCCCGCCACTATCAACGTCGGCGTCGTCAACGGTGGAGATCGGCCGCCGATGGTGCCTGCACACTGCGTGGTGCAGCTAGATCGACGTTGGCTGCCCGGGGAGACATATCCCGGCGTGCTCACGCAGGTACGTGAGCTGGTCGACGAGATGAGCGGTGCGGATCCGGGCGTCCAGGCGAGTGTCAGCGAGCTGCCGGCGACGTCGTCGTTTCCCCACGTGCCGCTGGACTGTCCGGAGGACAACGCGCATCTGCGGCACCTCGCCGGGATCTGCGCGCGGCGCCTGGGGTACGACGCCGAGCCCGTGGGTGTGCAGTTCTGGACCGACGGCGCGCTTCTGGCCGACCGGACGGGCATCCCGACGGTCGTCTGCGGACCGGGTGATATCGCCCAGGCGCATTCGCTGGAGGAGTGGGTGAGCGTGGACCAGCTGGAAGCCGCCACCGCCATCTATCGGCAGCTGGCGTACGGGATGCTGGCCGCCGGAGACGCACGATGA
- a CDS encoding TIM barrel protein — protein MKISFEVWPNMPWGRLEAAGPAWNSWGDKSPAWCAEQVARYGYDGVDFIFGHLLQGPKDGYADQLAQTRRSVEEAGIDVGYVACHTTFVSPREFDRERGIDTFKKALDAAAALGATSACTLIGDGYYDPPLNVLLPRKEAWRQCREAITEVASYADTLGLNVSIELLQGTILNRVELIERMFDEIGASNLRMTMDTGAFYVAVKPFMNVGDAIKRLARYIDIVQIKDEVGLPTIVNTNHIWFGGGLVDFRETYEALAEIDFDGYVSVEWEGWQVGGPIGVGEPAGVGLADMDRVAEESLEFLAEFGFTPRRNR, from the coding sequence ATGAAGATCAGCTTCGAGGTATGGCCGAACATGCCGTGGGGTCGATTGGAGGCCGCGGGCCCGGCGTGGAACTCGTGGGGTGACAAGTCACCGGCGTGGTGCGCTGAGCAGGTCGCCCGGTACGGCTACGACGGCGTGGACTTCATCTTTGGCCACCTCCTGCAGGGTCCCAAGGACGGCTACGCCGATCAGCTCGCACAGACTCGACGCAGCGTCGAGGAGGCCGGGATCGACGTCGGCTACGTCGCCTGCCACACCACGTTCGTCAGCCCGCGGGAGTTCGACCGGGAACGCGGGATCGATACGTTCAAGAAGGCCCTGGACGCGGCCGCCGCGCTCGGTGCGACGTCCGCGTGTACGCTGATCGGCGACGGCTACTACGACCCTCCGCTCAACGTGCTCCTGCCACGCAAGGAGGCCTGGCGCCAGTGCCGTGAGGCCATCACCGAGGTGGCCTCCTACGCGGACACGCTGGGGCTCAACGTGAGCATCGAACTGCTGCAGGGAACGATCCTCAACCGGGTAGAGCTGATTGAGCGGATGTTCGACGAGATCGGTGCATCGAACCTGCGGATGACCATGGACACCGGCGCCTTCTATGTCGCCGTCAAGCCGTTCATGAACGTGGGAGATGCCATCAAGCGACTCGCTCGGTACATCGACATTGTGCAGATCAAGGACGAGGTAGGGCTGCCCACCATCGTGAACACGAACCACATCTGGTTCGGCGGCGGTCTCGTCGACTTCCGCGAGACCTACGAGGCGCTCGCCGAGATCGACTTCGACGGGTACGTCAGTGTGGAATGGGAGGGCTGGCAGGTCGGCGGACCGATCGGTGTCGGTGAGCCGGCGGGTGTCGGGCTGGCGGACATGGACCGGGTCGCCGAGGAGTCGCTGGAGTTCCTCGCGGAGTTCGGTTTCACGCCTCGACGAAACCGCTGA
- a CDS encoding ABC transporter permease subunit produces MADENVASLAAEAPAPSRSRPAAAARSNLLGYVLVAPLVLIMLGVIGFPLVNTIALGLQDQRVIGTPSEFVGFETFVAVLSDGAFWRSVARSGLWLVGNLALQTGLAFATALLLMRSGLWSRTARTWILLPWVIPTVAVAVIWQWMTNTNYGIITKFLAAVGIDMGGPFASAGTALAALTFVNSWHWFPLAAVVIHGALHTVPTEILEAARIDGANAWQTFWHVTMPIIQPILFALGLVGSLWALNIVDSIYLVTEGGPADASTTAPVFTYHKAFSAFRASEAAAASIATIALLALLVYVYFKLARPRDDA; encoded by the coding sequence GTGGCCGACGAGAACGTCGCATCGCTGGCGGCGGAAGCGCCCGCTCCCAGCAGGTCACGACCCGCGGCGGCCGCACGAAGCAACCTGCTCGGCTATGTGCTCGTAGCTCCGCTGGTGCTGATCATGCTGGGCGTAATCGGCTTTCCACTAGTCAACACCATCGCGCTCGGCTTGCAGGACCAGCGGGTGATCGGCACTCCAAGCGAATTCGTCGGCTTCGAAACATTCGTCGCGGTGCTGAGCGACGGCGCGTTCTGGCGTTCTGTCGCCCGGTCCGGGCTATGGCTGGTGGGCAATCTCGCCTTGCAGACCGGACTGGCATTCGCCACCGCCCTGCTGCTCATGCGCTCCGGCCTGTGGTCGCGTACGGCTCGCACCTGGATCCTGCTGCCGTGGGTGATCCCTACGGTGGCGGTGGCGGTGATCTGGCAGTGGATGACCAACACCAACTATGGCATCATCACGAAATTCTTAGCGGCTGTTGGTATCGACATGGGTGGCCCATTCGCGAGCGCCGGCACGGCACTGGCCGCATTGACCTTCGTCAACAGTTGGCATTGGTTCCCGCTCGCCGCAGTCGTCATCCACGGTGCGCTGCACACGGTGCCGACCGAAATACTCGAAGCCGCACGCATCGACGGCGCCAACGCATGGCAGACGTTCTGGCACGTCACGATGCCGATCATCCAGCCGATCCTGTTCGCCCTGGGCCTGGTCGGCTCACTGTGGGCGTTGAACATCGTCGACTCGATCTACCTGGTTACGGAGGGCGGGCCGGCCGACGCCTCGACGACGGCTCCGGTCTTCACCTACCACAAGGCATTCAGCGCGTTCCGCGCGAGTGAAGCAGCCGCCGCCAGCATCGCCACGATCGCGCTTCTCGCGCTCCTGGTCTACGTCTATTTCAAGCTAGCCCGCCCCCGGGACGACGCATGA
- a CDS encoding ABC transporter permease subunit, with the protein MSGPHLVAKAPRLIAMTAMTILVLGPLYWVTASSFKGRQEIIRNDPTLVPEDPTLENFRQLFTATDYPTYLTNSFVVALLTALLSTLVSVAAGYGLYRLRIPGNNKVAVLILVAYMIPGTLLLVPLYQVLAAVELIDTRNALVLVNVAFTAPFCTWLLRGFILAVPEDLDEAAAVDGAGPIRIMMQVVLPLLMPGIATAAMYAFVFSWTEFVFASQIVVSDGLKTLPIGLSAIMGQYTVNWGLLMAGTVCTMIPVILPFLFIGRYFVRGLIAGASR; encoded by the coding sequence ATGAGTGGCCCGCATCTTGTCGCGAAGGCACCACGGCTGATCGCCATGACCGCCATGACGATCCTTGTCCTGGGGCCGCTGTACTGGGTAACCGCCTCGTCGTTCAAGGGACGCCAAGAGATCATCCGGAACGATCCGACGCTGGTCCCCGAGGACCCGACGCTGGAGAACTTCCGGCAGCTGTTCACCGCCACCGACTATCCGACGTATCTGACGAACAGCTTCGTCGTGGCATTGCTCACGGCGCTGCTCAGCACCCTGGTATCCGTCGCGGCCGGTTACGGCCTGTACCGGCTGCGCATTCCCGGCAACAACAAGGTCGCCGTGTTGATACTGGTCGCGTACATGATTCCCGGCACCTTGCTGCTGGTGCCGCTCTACCAAGTGCTTGCCGCGGTGGAGCTGATCGATACTCGGAACGCGCTCGTCCTCGTCAACGTCGCGTTCACCGCGCCGTTCTGTACCTGGTTGCTGCGCGGCTTCATCCTCGCCGTGCCCGAGGATCTGGACGAGGCCGCCGCAGTTGACGGCGCGGGTCCGATCCGCATCATGATGCAGGTTGTGCTGCCGCTGCTGATGCCCGGCATCGCCACCGCGGCGATGTACGCGTTCGTGTTCTCCTGGACCGAGTTCGTCTTCGCCTCACAGATCGTCGTCAGCGACGGTCTGAAGACGCTCCCGATCGGGCTCAGCGCGATCATGGGTCAGTACACCGTGAACTGGGGTCTGCTGATGGCCGGCACGGTCTGCACAATGATCCCGGTCATCCTGCCGTTCCTGTTCATAGGTAGATACTTCGTCCGCGGCCTGATCGCGGGAGCCAGCCGATGA